From the genome of Motacilla alba alba isolate MOTALB_02 unplaced genomic scaffold, Motacilla_alba_V1.0_pri HiC_scaffold_268, whole genome shotgun sequence, one region includes:
- the LOC119696241 gene encoding vitamin K epoxide reductase complex subunit 1-like — MAGALRAVLCVAGAALSVYALHVEHQAARDPSYRAACDLGPSVSCTRVFSSRWGRGLGLVEPVLGGDSALNVPNGAIGLLFYLLQGLLGASRGRAAAATLLGTSVASALASLWLGGVLLFGLRDLCVVCLSTYGVNLALLGLNLRRWKRQKSTPKTE; from the exons ATGGCGGGGGCGCTGCGGGCGGTGCTGTGCGTGGCGGGCGCCGCGCTGTCGGTGTACGCGCTGCATGTGGAGCACCAAGCGGCGAGGGACCCGTCGTACCGAGCCGCCTGCGACCTGGGGCCCTCCGTGTCCTGCACTCGGGTGTTCTCCTCCCG GTGGGGGCGTGGCCTGGGGCTGGTGGAGCCGGTGCTGGGCGGGGACAGCGCCCTGAACGTCCCCAACGGCGCCATCGGGCTGCTCTTCTacctgctgcaggggctgctgg GCGCCtcgcggggccgggcggccgcGGCGACGCTGTTGGGGACCTCGGTGGCCTCGGCGCTGGCCTCGCTGTGGCTCGGGGGGGTTCTGCTCTTCGGCCTCAGGGACCTGTGCGTGGTCTGCCTCAGCACCTACGGGGTTAACCTGGCGCTGCTGGGGCTCAACCTGCGCCGCTGGAAACGGCAGAAAAGCACCCCGAAAACGGAGTGA